In Nomia melanderi isolate GNS246 chromosome 4, iyNomMela1, whole genome shotgun sequence, the following are encoded in one genomic region:
- the Etfb gene encoding electron transfer flavoprotein beta subunit isoform X2, producing the protein MFTLIYIRVKSDKTGVVTDGVKHSMNPFDEIAIEEAVRMKEKKLVQEIIAVSCGPPQSQETIRTALAMGADKGIHVEVSGPEYETLQPIHVSKILAKLAQDEKVDFIIVGKQAIDDDCNQTAQMIGGILDWPTGTFCSKIENNNGELTVTREVDGGLEVIKMKTPAVLSADLRLNEPRYATLPNIMKAKKKPIKKMTPKDLGVDTAARIDVLSVEEPPVRQAGSVLPDVDSLITKLKEGGHV; encoded by the exons ATGTTTACTCTTATATAT attcGTGTTAAGTCTGATAAAACGGGCGTTGTAACAGATGGGGTGAAACATTCAATGAATCCTTTTGATGAAATTGCAATTGAAGAAGCTgttcgaatgaaagaaaaaaaattagttCAAGAAATAATTGCTGTCTCATGTGGACCACCACAATCTCAAGAAACTATAAGAACTGCTCTTGCAATGGGTGCTGATAAAGGGATTCATGTTGAGGTATCCGGACCAGAATATGAAACTCTGCAACCCATTCATGTTTCCAAAATTTTAGCAAAATTAGCTCAAGATGAAAAAGTAGATTTCATTATTGTTGGTAAACAAGCTATAGATGATGATTGCAATCAGACTGCACAAATGATTGGAGGTATTTTAGATTGGCCAACTGGAACATTTTGCAGTAAA ATTGAGAATAATAATGGCGAGCTGACAGTTACACGTGAAGTTGATGGAGGCTTAGaagttattaaaatgaaaacacCAGCAGTATTGAGTGCTGATCTACGTCTTAATGAACCACGTTATGCTACTTTACCAAACATTATGAAAGCTAAGAAGAAACCAATAAAAAAGATGACACCAAAAGATTTGGGTGTCGACACTGCTGCCAGAATTGATGTTTTGTCAGTTGAAGAACCACCAGTAAGACAAGCTGGCAGTGTATTGCCAGACGTTGACAGTTTAATTACAAAACTAAAGGAAGGTGGACATGTTTAG
- the Epp gene encoding ecdysteroid phosphate phosphatase isoform X4, with translation MPHITLVSFFKAADELTEELVNALENIVNQDELQNHIDLETYVSPNFMGLFVKEINAEWLKDIALRYVNKLTALGISAEPQVKSLHLTLIYQFPSNLYQQLRSMVEKLTLTSSANWELRLYSRDSRLQNAHVHKVMHAFVPREHDELELRVGDYIYIPEGACSLSTDGWIEGISWLTGISGHLPLNHTKRTAESDSWTLHTTVQLTDNKNSIIEKEEIPLTRKPPVLLTNDSTDTPDGIPRTNEPIEASEAISPSSRQIFICRHGERVDFTFGAWIPYCFESNGSYVRRDLNMPKEIPSRNIQDFQNDSPLTTVGEVQAGLVGEAMKSSSIKIDVAFTSPSLRCIQTLAHILKGFDSNIPMKIEPGLIEWLAWYPNGVPVWMTSEELMKAGFNIDKSYDPVIKAKELPLKENAAQYYERSYELIKRIIESTVGNILIVAHAASLAACTRQLTGGRVPSAAEVTRLVQRVPYLACLTAREGLDGWQLHPPPFPPITHTSNTRFDWKVLL, from the exons ATGCCACATATTACGCTTGTATCGTTCTTTAAA gCTGCAGATGAACTGACTGAAGAATTGGTAAATGCTCTTGAAAATATAGTTAATCAGGATGAATTACAGAATCATATCGATTTAGAAACTTATGTCTCTCCGAACTTTATGGGTCTTtttgttaaagaaataaatgcTGAATGGTTAAAGGATATAGCTCTTCGATATGTGAATAAACTTACAGCTTTGGGTATTTCTGCAGAGCCCCAAGTAAAATCATTGCATCTGACATTAATTTATCAGTTTCCTAGCAACCTGTATCAACAACTTCGTTCGATGGtagaaaaattaacattaaCTTCTTCAGCTAATTGGGAACTCAGATTGTATTCTAGAGACTCTAGGCTACAGAATGCTCATGTGCATAAAGTGATGCATGCTTTTGTGCCCAGAGAACACGATGAATTAGAATTAAGAGTGGGAGATTACATTTATATTCCAGAAGGGGCATGTAGTTTATCTACAGACGGTTGGATTGAAGGCATCTCCTGGTTAACTGGTATTTCAGGTCATTTACCTTTAAATCATACAAAACGAACAGCTGAATCAGACTCATGGACGTTGCATACTACTGTACAGCTTactgataataaaaattcaatcatagaaaaagaagaaatacctTTAACAAGGAAACCACCAGTATTGTTAACAAATGATTCTACAGATACTCCTGATGGAATACCAAGAACTAATGAACCa ATTGAAGCCTCTGAAGCAATTTCACCCTCTTCAAGGCAAATATTCATATGTCGCCATGGAGAAAGAGTAGATTTTACATTCGGAGCATGGATTCCTTATTGTTTTGAATCAAATGGATCTTATGTTCGGAGGGACTTAAATATGCCAAAGGAAATTCCATCAAGAAATATACAGGACTTTCAAAATGATAGTCCTTTAACAACTGTAGGTGAAGTGCAAGCAGGCTTGGTAGGAGAAGCAATGAAATCTTCTAGTATTAAGATAGATGTAGCTTTTACTTCGCCATCATTGAGATGTATACAAACGTTGGCCCATATTTTAAAAGGATttgattcaaatattccaatgaaaataGAGCCAGGTCTGATAGAATGGTTAGCATGGTATCCAAATGGTGTACCAGTTTGGATGACATCTGAAGAATTAATGAAGGCAGGTTTTAACATAGATAAAAGTTATGACCCAGTTATTAAAGCGAAAGAGCTTCCATTGAAAGAGAATGCAGCACAGTATTACGAACGAAgttatgaattaattaaacgaattattgaaagtacagtagggaatattttaatagtagCTCATGCAGCTTCGTTAGCAGCTTGTACTAGACAATTAACAGGTGGCAGAGTACCATCAGCTGCTGAAGTTACTAGATTAGTTCAAAGAGTACCATATTTAGCGTGCCTAACAGCTCGTGAAGGGTTGGATGGTTGGCAACTTCATCCACCACCATTTCCACCTATTACACATACTAGTAATACTAGATTTGATTGGAAAGTACTGTTGTAA
- the Epp gene encoding ecdysteroid phosphate phosphatase isoform X1: MATLPPRKNPTPTKILKQHLTPLQTLLQLGFPKHRAEKALAATGHRGIQLASDWLVAHVRDPTLDSDMQREYVLYACPTGALAEQLKRFWSESKELIWNGAHNYMPHITLVSFFKAADELTEELVNALENIVNQDELQNHIDLETYVSPNFMGLFVKEINAEWLKDIALRYVNKLTALGISAEPQVKSLHLTLIYQFPSNLYQQLRSMVEKLTLTSSANWELRLYSRDSRLQNAHVHKVMHAFVPREHDELELRVGDYIYIPEGACSLSTDGWIEGISWLTGISGHLPLNHTKRTAESDSWTLHTTVQLTDNKNSIIEKEEIPLTRKPPVLLTNDSTDTPDGIPRTNEPIEASEAISPSSRQIFICRHGERVDFTFGAWIPYCFESNGSYVRRDLNMPKEIPSRNIQDFQNDSPLTTVGEVQAGLVGEAMKSSSIKIDVAFTSPSLRCIQTLAHILKGFDSNIPMKIEPGLIEWLAWYPNGVPVWMTSEELMKAGFNIDKSYDPVIKAKELPLKENAAQYYERSYELIKRIIESTVGNILIVAHAASLAACTRQLTGGRVPSAAEVTRLVQRVPYLACLTAREGLDGWQLHPPPFPPITHTSNTRFDWKVLL; this comes from the exons ATGGCGACGTTACcgccacggaaaaatccaactccaacgaaaattttaaaacaacacTTGACCCCATTGCAAACACTGTTGCAGTTGGGCTTTCCTAAACACAGAGC AGAAAAAGCGTTAGCTGCTACAGGACATCGAGGTATTCAATTGGCATCTGATTGGCTAGTGGCTCATGTTAGAGATCCAACTTTGGATTCTGATATGCAAAGAGAATATGTTTTGTATGCTTGTCCAACAGGTGCATTAGCCGAACAACTTAAGAGATTTTGGTCAGaaagcaaagagttaatatggAATGGAGCACATAATTATATGCCACATATTACGCTTGTATCGTTCTTTAAA gCTGCAGATGAACTGACTGAAGAATTGGTAAATGCTCTTGAAAATATAGTTAATCAGGATGAATTACAGAATCATATCGATTTAGAAACTTATGTCTCTCCGAACTTTATGGGTCTTtttgttaaagaaataaatgcTGAATGGTTAAAGGATATAGCTCTTCGATATGTGAATAAACTTACAGCTTTGGGTATTTCTGCAGAGCCCCAAGTAAAATCATTGCATCTGACATTAATTTATCAGTTTCCTAGCAACCTGTATCAACAACTTCGTTCGATGGtagaaaaattaacattaaCTTCTTCAGCTAATTGGGAACTCAGATTGTATTCTAGAGACTCTAGGCTACAGAATGCTCATGTGCATAAAGTGATGCATGCTTTTGTGCCCAGAGAACACGATGAATTAGAATTAAGAGTGGGAGATTACATTTATATTCCAGAAGGGGCATGTAGTTTATCTACAGACGGTTGGATTGAAGGCATCTCCTGGTTAACTGGTATTTCAGGTCATTTACCTTTAAATCATACAAAACGAACAGCTGAATCAGACTCATGGACGTTGCATACTACTGTACAGCTTactgataataaaaattcaatcatagaaaaagaagaaatacctTTAACAAGGAAACCACCAGTATTGTTAACAAATGATTCTACAGATACTCCTGATGGAATACCAAGAACTAATGAACCa ATTGAAGCCTCTGAAGCAATTTCACCCTCTTCAAGGCAAATATTCATATGTCGCCATGGAGAAAGAGTAGATTTTACATTCGGAGCATGGATTCCTTATTGTTTTGAATCAAATGGATCTTATGTTCGGAGGGACTTAAATATGCCAAAGGAAATTCCATCAAGAAATATACAGGACTTTCAAAATGATAGTCCTTTAACAACTGTAGGTGAAGTGCAAGCAGGCTTGGTAGGAGAAGCAATGAAATCTTCTAGTATTAAGATAGATGTAGCTTTTACTTCGCCATCATTGAGATGTATACAAACGTTGGCCCATATTTTAAAAGGATttgattcaaatattccaatgaaaataGAGCCAGGTCTGATAGAATGGTTAGCATGGTATCCAAATGGTGTACCAGTTTGGATGACATCTGAAGAATTAATGAAGGCAGGTTTTAACATAGATAAAAGTTATGACCCAGTTATTAAAGCGAAAGAGCTTCCATTGAAAGAGAATGCAGCACAGTATTACGAACGAAgttatgaattaattaaacgaattattgaaagtacagtagggaatattttaatagtagCTCATGCAGCTTCGTTAGCAGCTTGTACTAGACAATTAACAGGTGGCAGAGTACCATCAGCTGCTGAAGTTACTAGATTAGTTCAAAGAGTACCATATTTAGCGTGCCTAACAGCTCGTGAAGGGTTGGATGGTTGGCAACTTCATCCACCACCATTTCCACCTATTACACATACTAGTAATACTAGATTTGATTGGAAAGTACTGTTGTAA
- the Etfb gene encoding electron transfer flavoprotein beta subunit isoform X1 gives MARALVGVKRVIDYAVKIRVKSDKTGVVTDGVKHSMNPFDEIAIEEAVRMKEKKLVQEIIAVSCGPPQSQETIRTALAMGADKGIHVEVSGPEYETLQPIHVSKILAKLAQDEKVDFIIVGKQAIDDDCNQTAQMIGGILDWPTGTFCSKIENNNGELTVTREVDGGLEVIKMKTPAVLSADLRLNEPRYATLPNIMKAKKKPIKKMTPKDLGVDTAARIDVLSVEEPPVRQAGSVLPDVDSLITKLKEGGHV, from the exons ATGGCGCGGGCACTTGTAGGTGTAAAAAGAGTTATCGATTATGCAGTTAAG attcGTGTTAAGTCTGATAAAACGGGCGTTGTAACAGATGGGGTGAAACATTCAATGAATCCTTTTGATGAAATTGCAATTGAAGAAGCTgttcgaatgaaagaaaaaaaattagttCAAGAAATAATTGCTGTCTCATGTGGACCACCACAATCTCAAGAAACTATAAGAACTGCTCTTGCAATGGGTGCTGATAAAGGGATTCATGTTGAGGTATCCGGACCAGAATATGAAACTCTGCAACCCATTCATGTTTCCAAAATTTTAGCAAAATTAGCTCAAGATGAAAAAGTAGATTTCATTATTGTTGGTAAACAAGCTATAGATGATGATTGCAATCAGACTGCACAAATGATTGGAGGTATTTTAGATTGGCCAACTGGAACATTTTGCAGTAAA ATTGAGAATAATAATGGCGAGCTGACAGTTACACGTGAAGTTGATGGAGGCTTAGaagttattaaaatgaaaacacCAGCAGTATTGAGTGCTGATCTACGTCTTAATGAACCACGTTATGCTACTTTACCAAACATTATGAAAGCTAAGAAGAAACCAATAAAAAAGATGACACCAAAAGATTTGGGTGTCGACACTGCTGCCAGAATTGATGTTTTGTCAGTTGAAGAACCACCAGTAAGACAAGCTGGCAGTGTATTGCCAGACGTTGACAGTTTAATTACAAAACTAAAGGAAGGTGGACATGTTTAG
- the Etfb gene encoding electron transfer flavoprotein beta subunit isoform X3, with protein MNPFDEIAIEEAVRMKEKKLVQEIIAVSCGPPQSQETIRTALAMGADKGIHVEVSGPEYETLQPIHVSKILAKLAQDEKVDFIIVGKQAIDDDCNQTAQMIGGILDWPTGTFCSKIENNNGELTVTREVDGGLEVIKMKTPAVLSADLRLNEPRYATLPNIMKAKKKPIKKMTPKDLGVDTAARIDVLSVEEPPVRQAGSVLPDVDSLITKLKEGGHV; from the exons ATGAATCCTTTTGATGAAATTGCAATTGAAGAAGCTgttcgaatgaaagaaaaaaaattagttCAAGAAATAATTGCTGTCTCATGTGGACCACCACAATCTCAAGAAACTATAAGAACTGCTCTTGCAATGGGTGCTGATAAAGGGATTCATGTTGAGGTATCCGGACCAGAATATGAAACTCTGCAACCCATTCATGTTTCCAAAATTTTAGCAAAATTAGCTCAAGATGAAAAAGTAGATTTCATTATTGTTGGTAAACAAGCTATAGATGATGATTGCAATCAGACTGCACAAATGATTGGAGGTATTTTAGATTGGCCAACTGGAACATTTTGCAGTAAA ATTGAGAATAATAATGGCGAGCTGACAGTTACACGTGAAGTTGATGGAGGCTTAGaagttattaaaatgaaaacacCAGCAGTATTGAGTGCTGATCTACGTCTTAATGAACCACGTTATGCTACTTTACCAAACATTATGAAAGCTAAGAAGAAACCAATAAAAAAGATGACACCAAAAGATTTGGGTGTCGACACTGCTGCCAGAATTGATGTTTTGTCAGTTGAAGAACCACCAGTAAGACAAGCTGGCAGTGTATTGCCAGACGTTGACAGTTTAATTACAAAACTAAAGGAAGGTGGACATGTTTAG
- the Epp gene encoding ecdysteroid phosphate phosphatase isoform X2 has product MATLPPRKNPTPTKILKQHLTPLQTLLQLGFPKHRAEKALAATGHRGALAEQLKRFWSESKELIWNGAHNYMPHITLVSFFKAADELTEELVNALENIVNQDELQNHIDLETYVSPNFMGLFVKEINAEWLKDIALRYVNKLTALGISAEPQVKSLHLTLIYQFPSNLYQQLRSMVEKLTLTSSANWELRLYSRDSRLQNAHVHKVMHAFVPREHDELELRVGDYIYIPEGACSLSTDGWIEGISWLTGISGHLPLNHTKRTAESDSWTLHTTVQLTDNKNSIIEKEEIPLTRKPPVLLTNDSTDTPDGIPRTNEPIEASEAISPSSRQIFICRHGERVDFTFGAWIPYCFESNGSYVRRDLNMPKEIPSRNIQDFQNDSPLTTVGEVQAGLVGEAMKSSSIKIDVAFTSPSLRCIQTLAHILKGFDSNIPMKIEPGLIEWLAWYPNGVPVWMTSEELMKAGFNIDKSYDPVIKAKELPLKENAAQYYERSYELIKRIIESTVGNILIVAHAASLAACTRQLTGGRVPSAAEVTRLVQRVPYLACLTAREGLDGWQLHPPPFPPITHTSNTRFDWKVLL; this is encoded by the exons ATGGCGACGTTACcgccacggaaaaatccaactccaacgaaaattttaaaacaacacTTGACCCCATTGCAAACACTGTTGCAGTTGGGCTTTCCTAAACACAGAGC AGAAAAAGCGTTAGCTGCTACAGGACATCGAG GTGCATTAGCCGAACAACTTAAGAGATTTTGGTCAGaaagcaaagagttaatatggAATGGAGCACATAATTATATGCCACATATTACGCTTGTATCGTTCTTTAAA gCTGCAGATGAACTGACTGAAGAATTGGTAAATGCTCTTGAAAATATAGTTAATCAGGATGAATTACAGAATCATATCGATTTAGAAACTTATGTCTCTCCGAACTTTATGGGTCTTtttgttaaagaaataaatgcTGAATGGTTAAAGGATATAGCTCTTCGATATGTGAATAAACTTACAGCTTTGGGTATTTCTGCAGAGCCCCAAGTAAAATCATTGCATCTGACATTAATTTATCAGTTTCCTAGCAACCTGTATCAACAACTTCGTTCGATGGtagaaaaattaacattaaCTTCTTCAGCTAATTGGGAACTCAGATTGTATTCTAGAGACTCTAGGCTACAGAATGCTCATGTGCATAAAGTGATGCATGCTTTTGTGCCCAGAGAACACGATGAATTAGAATTAAGAGTGGGAGATTACATTTATATTCCAGAAGGGGCATGTAGTTTATCTACAGACGGTTGGATTGAAGGCATCTCCTGGTTAACTGGTATTTCAGGTCATTTACCTTTAAATCATACAAAACGAACAGCTGAATCAGACTCATGGACGTTGCATACTACTGTACAGCTTactgataataaaaattcaatcatagaaaaagaagaaatacctTTAACAAGGAAACCACCAGTATTGTTAACAAATGATTCTACAGATACTCCTGATGGAATACCAAGAACTAATGAACCa ATTGAAGCCTCTGAAGCAATTTCACCCTCTTCAAGGCAAATATTCATATGTCGCCATGGAGAAAGAGTAGATTTTACATTCGGAGCATGGATTCCTTATTGTTTTGAATCAAATGGATCTTATGTTCGGAGGGACTTAAATATGCCAAAGGAAATTCCATCAAGAAATATACAGGACTTTCAAAATGATAGTCCTTTAACAACTGTAGGTGAAGTGCAAGCAGGCTTGGTAGGAGAAGCAATGAAATCTTCTAGTATTAAGATAGATGTAGCTTTTACTTCGCCATCATTGAGATGTATACAAACGTTGGCCCATATTTTAAAAGGATttgattcaaatattccaatgaaaataGAGCCAGGTCTGATAGAATGGTTAGCATGGTATCCAAATGGTGTACCAGTTTGGATGACATCTGAAGAATTAATGAAGGCAGGTTTTAACATAGATAAAAGTTATGACCCAGTTATTAAAGCGAAAGAGCTTCCATTGAAAGAGAATGCAGCACAGTATTACGAACGAAgttatgaattaattaaacgaattattgaaagtacagtagggaatattttaatagtagCTCATGCAGCTTCGTTAGCAGCTTGTACTAGACAATTAACAGGTGGCAGAGTACCATCAGCTGCTGAAGTTACTAGATTAGTTCAAAGAGTACCATATTTAGCGTGCCTAACAGCTCGTGAAGGGTTGGATGGTTGGCAACTTCATCCACCACCATTTCCACCTATTACACATACTAGTAATACTAGATTTGATTGGAAAGTACTGTTGTAA
- the Epp gene encoding ecdysteroid phosphate phosphatase isoform X3 translates to MQREYVLYACPTGALAEQLKRFWSESKELIWNGAHNYMPHITLVSFFKAADELTEELVNALENIVNQDELQNHIDLETYVSPNFMGLFVKEINAEWLKDIALRYVNKLTALGISAEPQVKSLHLTLIYQFPSNLYQQLRSMVEKLTLTSSANWELRLYSRDSRLQNAHVHKVMHAFVPREHDELELRVGDYIYIPEGACSLSTDGWIEGISWLTGISGHLPLNHTKRTAESDSWTLHTTVQLTDNKNSIIEKEEIPLTRKPPVLLTNDSTDTPDGIPRTNEPIEASEAISPSSRQIFICRHGERVDFTFGAWIPYCFESNGSYVRRDLNMPKEIPSRNIQDFQNDSPLTTVGEVQAGLVGEAMKSSSIKIDVAFTSPSLRCIQTLAHILKGFDSNIPMKIEPGLIEWLAWYPNGVPVWMTSEELMKAGFNIDKSYDPVIKAKELPLKENAAQYYERSYELIKRIIESTVGNILIVAHAASLAACTRQLTGGRVPSAAEVTRLVQRVPYLACLTAREGLDGWQLHPPPFPPITHTSNTRFDWKVLL, encoded by the exons ATGCAAAGAGAATATGTTTTGTATGCTTGTCCAACAGGTGCATTAGCCGAACAACTTAAGAGATTTTGGTCAGaaagcaaagagttaatatggAATGGAGCACATAATTATATGCCACATATTACGCTTGTATCGTTCTTTAAA gCTGCAGATGAACTGACTGAAGAATTGGTAAATGCTCTTGAAAATATAGTTAATCAGGATGAATTACAGAATCATATCGATTTAGAAACTTATGTCTCTCCGAACTTTATGGGTCTTtttgttaaagaaataaatgcTGAATGGTTAAAGGATATAGCTCTTCGATATGTGAATAAACTTACAGCTTTGGGTATTTCTGCAGAGCCCCAAGTAAAATCATTGCATCTGACATTAATTTATCAGTTTCCTAGCAACCTGTATCAACAACTTCGTTCGATGGtagaaaaattaacattaaCTTCTTCAGCTAATTGGGAACTCAGATTGTATTCTAGAGACTCTAGGCTACAGAATGCTCATGTGCATAAAGTGATGCATGCTTTTGTGCCCAGAGAACACGATGAATTAGAATTAAGAGTGGGAGATTACATTTATATTCCAGAAGGGGCATGTAGTTTATCTACAGACGGTTGGATTGAAGGCATCTCCTGGTTAACTGGTATTTCAGGTCATTTACCTTTAAATCATACAAAACGAACAGCTGAATCAGACTCATGGACGTTGCATACTACTGTACAGCTTactgataataaaaattcaatcatagaaaaagaagaaatacctTTAACAAGGAAACCACCAGTATTGTTAACAAATGATTCTACAGATACTCCTGATGGAATACCAAGAACTAATGAACCa ATTGAAGCCTCTGAAGCAATTTCACCCTCTTCAAGGCAAATATTCATATGTCGCCATGGAGAAAGAGTAGATTTTACATTCGGAGCATGGATTCCTTATTGTTTTGAATCAAATGGATCTTATGTTCGGAGGGACTTAAATATGCCAAAGGAAATTCCATCAAGAAATATACAGGACTTTCAAAATGATAGTCCTTTAACAACTGTAGGTGAAGTGCAAGCAGGCTTGGTAGGAGAAGCAATGAAATCTTCTAGTATTAAGATAGATGTAGCTTTTACTTCGCCATCATTGAGATGTATACAAACGTTGGCCCATATTTTAAAAGGATttgattcaaatattccaatgaaaataGAGCCAGGTCTGATAGAATGGTTAGCATGGTATCCAAATGGTGTACCAGTTTGGATGACATCTGAAGAATTAATGAAGGCAGGTTTTAACATAGATAAAAGTTATGACCCAGTTATTAAAGCGAAAGAGCTTCCATTGAAAGAGAATGCAGCACAGTATTACGAACGAAgttatgaattaattaaacgaattattgaaagtacagtagggaatattttaatagtagCTCATGCAGCTTCGTTAGCAGCTTGTACTAGACAATTAACAGGTGGCAGAGTACCATCAGCTGCTGAAGTTACTAGATTAGTTCAAAGAGTACCATATTTAGCGTGCCTAACAGCTCGTGAAGGGTTGGATGGTTGGCAACTTCATCCACCACCATTTCCACCTATTACACATACTAGTAATACTAGATTTGATTGGAAAGTACTGTTGTAA